One stretch of Halobaculum marinum DNA includes these proteins:
- the tgtA gene encoding tRNA guanosine(15) transglycosylase TgtA: MREHFEIRDHDAAGRIGELTVPRAGVTVETPALLPVINPNIETIDPGRLRSEFGADMLITNSYIIRTTDDVREQALEEGLHEMLGFDGAIMTDSGSFQLAEYGEIDTTTTEILEFQRDIGSDVGTPVDIPTPPDVSREQAESDLEVTRQALADAEAVDTGDMLVNAPVQGSTYPDLREQAGREAAATDLDVFPVGAVVPMMNSYRYDDMVDAVAAAKRGLAEDCPVHLFGAGHPMMFALAVALGCDLFDSAAYALMARDGRYLTVSGTEQLEDLDYLPCSCPICHTHTPDELRAAQGDEQESLLAEHNLHVTFEELRRVKQAIRDGDLLELVEKRARGHPAMADGYRALLEHADQLERIDSASKGTFFSVSHESARRPEVRRHHERLPRLSVPDRLLCTEYGTPSDHDYDEVWRVVPPFGPFPRALSETYPLTAEVPDRTDAAAERAAAEGIRALVEANPEADVTLAHDGWGADALAVVPESVTLENLAAGGHRDRGTGSDDAADDGSESE; the protein is encoded by the coding sequence ATGCGCGAGCACTTCGAGATCCGGGACCACGACGCCGCCGGCCGCATCGGGGAGTTGACCGTCCCCCGTGCGGGCGTCACCGTCGAGACTCCCGCTCTCCTCCCGGTGATCAACCCCAACATCGAGACGATCGACCCGGGCCGACTCCGGTCGGAGTTCGGCGCGGACATGCTGATCACCAACTCCTACATCATCCGCACGACCGACGACGTGCGCGAGCAGGCGCTCGAAGAGGGGCTCCACGAGATGCTCGGCTTCGACGGCGCGATCATGACCGACTCGGGGAGCTTCCAGTTGGCCGAGTACGGCGAGATCGACACCACGACGACGGAGATCCTGGAGTTCCAGCGCGACATCGGGAGCGACGTGGGCACGCCGGTCGATATCCCGACGCCGCCGGACGTCAGCCGCGAGCAGGCCGAGTCCGACCTGGAGGTCACCCGCCAGGCGCTCGCCGACGCCGAGGCCGTCGACACCGGCGACATGCTCGTCAACGCGCCTGTCCAGGGGAGCACCTACCCCGACCTGCGCGAACAGGCGGGCCGCGAGGCCGCCGCGACGGATCTGGACGTGTTCCCCGTCGGCGCGGTCGTGCCGATGATGAACAGCTACCGCTACGACGACATGGTCGACGCCGTCGCCGCCGCCAAGCGCGGCCTCGCCGAGGACTGCCCGGTCCACCTGTTCGGTGCGGGCCACCCGATGATGTTCGCGCTGGCGGTCGCGCTCGGCTGTGACCTGTTCGACTCCGCTGCGTACGCGCTGATGGCGCGCGACGGGCGCTACCTCACGGTGTCCGGCACGGAGCAACTGGAGGATCTGGACTACCTCCCCTGCTCGTGCCCCATCTGCCACACGCACACGCCCGACGAATTGCGTGCCGCGCAGGGGGACGAGCAGGAGTCACTACTCGCCGAGCACAACCTCCACGTCACCTTCGAGGAGTTGCGCCGCGTGAAACAGGCGATCCGCGACGGCGACCTGCTCGAACTCGTCGAGAAGCGCGCCCGCGGCCACCCCGCGATGGCCGACGGCTACCGCGCCCTCCTCGAGCACGCCGACCAACTGGAGCGCATCGACAGCGCCTCCAAGGGGACGTTCTTCTCCGTCTCCCACGAGTCCGCTCGTCGGCCCGAGGTGCGCCGCCACCACGAGCGTCTCCCGCGACTGTCGGTGCCCGACCGCCTGCTGTGCACGGAGTACGGCACGCCCTCGGACCACGACTACGACGAGGTGTGGCGCGTCGTCCCGCCCTTCGGCCCGTTCCCCCGCGCGCTCTCGGAGACGTACCCCCTGACCGCCGAGGTGCCCGACCGCACCGACGCCGCCGCCGAACGCGCCGCCGCCGAGGGGATCCGGGCGCTGGTCGAGGCGAACCCGGAGGCGGACGTGACGCTCGCACACGACGGGTGGGGCGCCGACGCGCTGGCGGTCGTTCCAGAGTCGGTGACGCTGGAGAATCTGGCCGCCGGCGGCCACCGCGACCGCGGTACCGGGAGTGACGACGCCGCGGACGACGGAAGCGAAAGCGAATAA